Proteins encoded in a region of the Zea mays cultivar B73 chromosome 2, Zm-B73-REFERENCE-NAM-5.0, whole genome shotgun sequence genome:
- the LOC103646907 gene encoding uncharacterized protein, whose amino-acid sequence MPSVSNAQTSIADVALLGSNQLPFLLLCPADAPPSIFLSAATLPWLCPCFLGELAPAPTSDMPSPSRPAPPSPWFPPCSDQVCQVRPFCSPRPPHASTRAPPPVPPPLHRRPGRCRAPSPSRWRGQASRYQNSWIPNLRRMLMLTITACTQRRTFYRKTGRDEKEVLKAIDYVHELSMRCPGQSECSTLPKTLGSCVVFSGSVPLSKSFAQKVSSEARKVITQRYMCLCLELDLLTLI is encoded by the exons ATGCCGAGCGTCTCGAATGCCCAAACCTCCATTGCCGACGTCGCCCTGCTCGGGTCCAACCAGCTCCCCTTCCTGTTGTTGTGTCCAGCCGATGCCCCTCCCTCCATCTTCCTCTCTGCAGCAACCCTACCATGGTTGTGCCCCTGCTTCCTTGGTGAGCTCGCCCCAGCCCCAACGTCAGACATGCCGTCGCCCTCACGTCCAGCTCCTCCATCCCCCTGGTTCCCTCCGTGCTCCGACCAGGTTTGCCAGGTCCGACCGTTCTGCTCGCCGCGCCCTCCCCATGCCAGCACGCGAGCGCCCCCTCCCGTCCCTCCTCCTCTCCATCGACGCCCAGGTCGATGCCGAGCTCCCAGCCCCTCCCGATGGCGTGGTCAAGCATCTAG GTATCAGAATTCCTGGATTCCAAATCTGAGACGGATGTTGATGTTGACTATAACAGCTTGTACTCAAAGGAGGACTTTCTACAGG AAAACTGGTAGAGATGAGAAAGAAGTCCTTAAagctattgattatgtgcatgaaTTGAGTATGAG GTGCCCTGGCCAAAGCGAGTGTTCTACTCTACCCAAAACTTTAGGTAGTTGTGTTGTCTTTAGTGGTTCAGTTCCTCTAAGTAAATCATTCGCTCAAAAGGTGTCATCTGAAGCTAGAAAGGTGATAACCCAAAGATATATGTGCTTATGTTTAGAACTTGATCTTCTTACTCTTATATAA